The Oceanotoga teriensis genome has a window encoding:
- a CDS encoding metallophosphoesterase family protein, with protein MKEPKFKFIHCSDIHLNDLYYMNDINQENDSKNKIKSFKTFDKLISDAIAFDVDFILISGDLINKNIYSLKAKKHIIEKFDHLKQFNINVYIIGGQIDESKEVFWKEFNIPENVNYFSNSRTQVFPFIKKDKVVANIFGISFNDSNPKENLSYMFTNKSNETFSIGMMYANIMEINENFKINPVSIDDLKNNTINYWAIGSEHTNNILNADPYIVSSGSLSAHSLDDLGEKGYYLVEVKGKRILNIDFHPISNIIYENLDIHINKLKNIEELKKVIDSNINNLINKYQNKYIFLNIILKGKGYLHKHLNEQNVEKLFFEYKNLTKYSNSIINLINIENETFPDLDFEMRKKTDDFISRTIKIYENNKQNSKNYILKNIQNENSYKKIEKYLNYIKDDEFDKIYEKSLIKAFDYLGGEEY; from the coding sequence ATGAAAGAACCTAAATTTAAGTTTATACACTGTTCTGATATACACTTAAATGATTTATATTATATGAATGATATAAATCAAGAAAACGACTCTAAAAATAAAATTAAAAGTTTTAAAACATTTGATAAACTAATATCAGATGCAATTGCTTTTGATGTTGATTTCATATTGATAAGTGGAGATTTAATAAACAAAAATATTTATTCTTTAAAAGCAAAAAAACATATAATTGAAAAATTTGATCATTTAAAACAATTCAATATAAATGTATATATTATAGGTGGTCAAATAGATGAATCAAAAGAAGTATTCTGGAAGGAATTCAATATTCCAGAAAATGTAAATTATTTTTCTAATTCAAGAACTCAAGTATTTCCATTTATAAAAAAAGATAAAGTAGTTGCAAATATATTTGGAATAAGCTTTAACGATTCTAACCCTAAAGAAAATCTTTCATATATGTTTACAAATAAGAGCAATGAAACTTTTTCAATTGGAATGATGTATGCAAATATAATGGAAATAAATGAAAACTTTAAAATAAATCCAGTGAGCATAGATGATTTAAAAAATAATACTATAAATTATTGGGCAATAGGTTCAGAACATACAAACAATATATTAAATGCCGATCCATATATTGTAAGTTCTGGAAGCTTAAGTGCTCATTCTTTAGATGATTTAGGAGAAAAAGGGTATTATTTAGTTGAAGTTAAAGGTAAAAGGATTTTAAACATTGATTTTCATCCAATATCAAATATAATATATGAAAATCTAGATATTCATATAAATAAATTGAAAAATATTGAAGAATTAAAAAAAGTAATCGATTCAAATATAAATAATTTGATAAACAAATATCAAAACAAATATATTTTTTTAAATATAATTTTAAAAGGCAAAGGATATCTTCATAAACATTTAAATGAACAAAATGTAGAAAAACTTTTTTTTGAATACAAAAATTTAACAAAATATAGCAACTCAATAATAAATTTAATAAATATAGAAAATGAAACTTTTCCGGATTTAGACTTTGAAATGAGGAAAAAAACAGATGATTTTATTTCAAGAACTATAAAAATATATGAAAACAATAAACAAAATTCAAAAAATTATATACTAAAAAATATACAAAATGAAAATTCTTATAAAAAAATAGAAAAATATTTAAATTATATAAAAGACGATGAATTCGATAAAATATATGAAAAATCTCTAATAAAAGCTTTTGACTATCTCGGTGGTGAAGAATATTGA
- a CDS encoding putative motility protein encodes MNVQGVSAMMSNMQGMETAMKISTSVTSKALDTTKLIGNMVMENIESAKVDPMVKDPNRGHNLDILV; translated from the coding sequence ATGAATGTACAAGGTGTATCAGCAATGATGTCAAATATGCAAGGAATGGAAACAGCAATGAAAATTTCAACTTCTGTAACAAGCAAAGCTTTAGATACAACAAAATTGATAGGTAACATGGTTATGGAAAATATAGAAAGCGCAAAAGTAGATCCAATGGTTAAAGATCCTAACAGAGGGCATAACTTAGATATATTAGTTTGA
- a CDS encoding alpha-amylase family glycosyl hydrolase, giving the protein MFIGYHILVKFFYNGDSENDFLPNEYRFCESNSVEGDLKGIIDNFDYIKELGVDLIYLAPIFKSDTTHGYDTVNYFKLATHIFDKNEFKSQKLLHNFINLCHSNDIKVIFDLVLNHVSKFYEMETITQFRPVTENPKTPQENRWQRLFKFWNVEDLETKKFLISVGKYWVEKFNIDGYRLDHAIGLPIEFWSEFYIELKNINKDIILLGEVWDDISDSNDNYKLIKHFKEFDGNTTFTSLFDFYMYDSIIEFFAEDKINNSQFFNRIIKSYSMNNKNFKLTYFMENHDLPRFINICRDYKKFEMVLKFLFTLSGNLMFEYGNEIGIQGDITYKNFHESGRVSMKFKDNHSIKEKYLFDLFKKLVNLRKNNKSLFKGNYILKEDKDVLIFDKVYNEDKFMILVNKNDNYLLEGTYFDELTEEYYEDSFFEKGVYILSYEK; this is encoded by the coding sequence ATGTTTATTGGATATCATATTTTAGTAAAATTCTTTTATAATGGTGATTCAGAAAATGATTTTTTACCAAATGAATATAGATTTTGTGAGAGCAATTCAGTAGAAGGAGATTTAAAAGGAATTATTGATAATTTTGATTATATTAAAGAACTCGGGGTTGATTTAATATATCTTGCACCTATTTTTAAAAGTGATACTACTCACGGATATGATACTGTTAATTATTTTAAACTTGCAACTCATATTTTTGATAAAAATGAATTCAAAAGTCAGAAATTATTGCATAATTTTATAAATTTATGTCATTCAAATGATATTAAAGTTATTTTTGATTTAGTTCTTAATCATGTATCTAAATTTTATGAAATGGAAACGATTACACAGTTTAGACCCGTTACAGAAAATCCAAAAACGCCTCAAGAAAATAGATGGCAAAGGCTTTTTAAGTTTTGGAATGTTGAAGATTTAGAAACAAAAAAATTTTTAATTTCTGTTGGGAAATATTGGGTTGAAAAATTTAATATTGATGGTTATAGGCTTGATCATGCAATAGGGTTACCTATAGAATTTTGGAGTGAATTTTATATAGAACTTAAAAATATAAATAAAGATATTATTTTGCTTGGAGAGGTTTGGGATGATATTTCTGATTCTAATGATAATTATAAACTTATAAAACATTTTAAAGAGTTTGATGGAAATACTACTTTTACATCTTTATTTGATTTTTATATGTATGATTCTATTATAGAGTTTTTTGCGGAAGATAAAATTAATAATTCTCAATTTTTCAATAGAATAATTAAATCATACTCTATGAATAATAAAAACTTTAAATTGACATATTTCATGGAAAATCATGATTTACCAAGATTTATTAATATTTGTAGAGATTATAAGAAATTTGAAATGGTATTGAAATTTTTATTTACACTTAGTGGAAATTTAATGTTTGAATATGGAAATGAAATAGGTATTCAAGGAGATATAACTTATAAAAATTTTCATGAATCTGGTAGAGTTTCTATGAAATTTAAAGATAATCATTCTATTAAAGAAAAATATTTATTTGATTTATTCAAAAAACTTGTAAATCTTAGAAAGAATAACAAATCACTTTTTAAAGGGAATTATATTTTAAAAGAAGATAAAGATGTTCTTATTTTTGATAAAGTCTATAATGAAGACAAATTTATGATTTTAGTAAATAAAAATGATAATTATTTGTTGGAAGGAACTTATTTTGATGAATTGACTGAAGAATACTATGAAGATTCTTTTTTTGAAAAAGGAGTATATATTTTAAGTTATGAAAAATAG
- a CDS encoding GNAT family N-acetyltransferase produces MNIRIEKLKQKNLNLFKIIESKFISNFKVVPKMKDSHLYYDLQRIDQYEKSYSFDFELEKFITMEDRCIYFAFLKKEIVGSITLKKSWNNFVNIMDIRVSNNFRNIGIGNKLIQSSKIWAKMNNCSGLFVETQNTNYQACKFYESLGFKLKGFDELYYIGFENYDEIALFWYLLI; encoded by the coding sequence ATGAATATAAGAATAGAAAAATTAAAACAAAAAAACTTAAATTTATTTAAAATAATAGAAAGTAAATTTATATCTAATTTTAAAGTTGTACCAAAAATGAAAGATTCTCATTTATATTATGACCTACAAAGAATAGATCAATATGAAAAATCTTATTCATTTGATTTTGAACTTGAAAAATTTATTACTATGGAAGATCGGTGTATATACTTTGCTTTCTTAAAAAAAGAAATTGTTGGTTCAATAACACTAAAAAAAAGCTGGAATAATTTTGTTAATATAATGGATATAAGGGTTTCAAATAATTTTAGAAATATAGGTATAGGTAATAAATTAATTCAATCTTCAAAAATATGGGCAAAAATGAATAACTGCAGCGGATTATTTGTTGAAACTCAAAATACAAATTATCAAGCTTGTAAATTTTATGAATCTCTCGGATTTAAATTAAAAGGATTTGATGAATTATACTATATAGGATTTGAAAATTACGATGAAATAGCTTTATTTTGGTATTTATTGATATAA
- a CDS encoding ABC transporter ATP-binding protein: MLKRFAEYYKPHKFLFIIDMTAAFLISVSDLVYPLISRYILNDLIPNKNLNKIIFFGIFLTVLYLVRMFLEYVVGYWGHVLGVKIQYDMRKDLYQHLQKLSFKFYDNNKTGHIMSRIVNDLFEISEVAHHGPENLFISSIKVIGSFIILLFINVKLTLITFAIIPFMFWFMIYYNNKLEKAFRDLKRRTSNINAKISESISGIRVVQTYTNEDYENKKFDENNKSLRDARRQAVKHIGIFDSVVNFFSNMAIVINLVIGGIFVYKNIINIGDFFAYSILIGQFLTPLNVLLRFIEQYQQGAAGFRRFLEIMDTEPDIKDSSNALRLKNVEGNVQFKNVTFKYDEGKNILKSINLFVKKGENIAIVGPSGSGKTTLCSLIPRFYEISDGEILIDQINIKNVTLRSLRENVGVVQQDVVLFSGSILENIRYGKLDASEDEIIEASKAANAHDFILNLENGYDTYIGERGVKLSGGQKQRLSIARMFLKNPSILILDEATSALDNKSEKIIQKSIENLSKNRTTFIIAHRLSTVKNADRIIVLTEDGIIEDGNHNELIENKGLYYSLYNSQNNDFIKS, translated from the coding sequence GTGTTAAAAAGATTTGCAGAATATTATAAGCCACATAAATTTTTATTTATAATTGATATGACGGCTGCATTTTTGATTTCAGTTTCTGATTTAGTATACCCTTTAATTTCGAGATATATTTTAAATGATTTGATTCCAAATAAAAATTTAAATAAAATAATATTTTTTGGAATTTTTTTAACAGTTTTATATTTAGTTAGAATGTTTTTAGAATATGTTGTAGGATATTGGGGACATGTTTTAGGAGTAAAGATTCAATATGATATGAGAAAAGATCTTTATCAACATCTTCAAAAATTATCTTTTAAATTTTATGATAATAATAAGACTGGTCATATAATGTCGAGAATAGTAAATGATTTGTTTGAAATTTCTGAAGTTGCTCATCATGGACCAGAAAATCTGTTTATTTCTTCAATCAAAGTAATAGGCTCTTTCATAATTCTTCTGTTTATTAATGTAAAATTGACATTAATAACTTTTGCCATTATACCGTTTATGTTTTGGTTTATGATTTATTATAATAATAAACTTGAAAAAGCCTTTAGAGACTTAAAAAGAAGAACATCAAATATTAATGCTAAAATTTCTGAAAGTATATCAGGCATAAGAGTTGTACAAACTTATACAAATGAAGACTATGAAAATAAGAAGTTTGATGAAAATAATAAAAGTTTAAGAGATGCAAGAAGACAAGCAGTTAAACATATTGGAATATTTGATTCGGTTGTTAATTTTTTTTCTAATATGGCAATAGTTATTAATCTTGTAATTGGAGGAATTTTTGTATACAAAAACATTATAAATATAGGGGATTTTTTTGCGTATTCTATATTAATAGGACAGTTTTTAACACCTTTAAATGTTCTTTTAAGATTTATTGAACAATATCAACAAGGAGCGGCAGGATTTAGACGTTTTTTAGAAATTATGGATACAGAACCAGATATAAAAGATTCTTCAAATGCTTTAAGATTAAAAAATGTAGAAGGAAATGTACAATTTAAGAATGTTACTTTCAAATATGATGAAGGTAAGAATATTTTAAAAAGCATAAATCTTTTTGTTAAAAAGGGTGAAAATATTGCAATAGTTGGTCCTTCTGGTTCAGGAAAAACAACTTTATGTAGTTTAATACCGAGATTTTATGAAATTAGTGATGGAGAAATATTAATAGATCAAATAAATATAAAAAATGTAACTTTAAGATCTTTAAGAGAAAATGTTGGAGTTGTACAACAAGATGTAGTTTTATTTTCTGGTAGTATTTTAGAAAATATAAGATATGGAAAATTGGATGCTTCAGAAGATGAAATTATCGAGGCATCAAAAGCAGCAAATGCTCATGATTTTATTTTGAATCTTGAAAATGGTTATGATACTTACATAGGTGAAAGAGGAGTTAAATTATCTGGCGGACAAAAACAAAGATTATCTATTGCTCGAATGTTTCTAAAAAACCCTTCTATTTTGATACTTGATGAAGCAACTTCGGCTTTAGATAATAAGAGTGAAAAAATTATTCAAAAATCAATAGAAAATTTATCAAAAAATAGAACAACTTTTATAATTGCTCATAGATTGAGTACAGTTAAAAATGCTGACAGAATAATTGTTTTAACAGAAGATGGAATAATTGAAGATGGAAATCATAATGAATTAATAGAAAATAAAGGATTATATTATTCCCTTTATAATAGTCAAAATAATGATTTTATAAAAAGTTAA
- a CDS encoding AAA family ATPase, which yields MKVKSLFIENFGIFNNFHIENFDKNINLIYGENESGKTTLKNFINYIFFGENLNYRSNEDINFGGYLEITSKEKYYKIIRYENSLSIIDENGKIVNKNPQELFLNSIDYNTYNKIFSLNINDLERLDISDKNINNVIFSAGTGLGNKSITEIIKNIELKEEELISLRNQEKLINRKIDKIDELDENIKKLNIKLQKYDDYNNKINKNIQKINSIDLNIKDFFNKKEIYSISNKIFPMFHEKNKLINEISSLEYSSCFPTRGDERYLNIKNQKYETEKTIKELSLEIKNLKTEKETIKINEDILLNSELIKYLFENNYDYKKKKIDYETAKDKYNNLSLELEEQLKIIGKDWNINRLEDTQITSDSRNVAFKISKKHQDITQEIKTLEKQLEIEKININNLNLDKNKLIEERSNIKIDDLNVENIKNKKIKLFEMQKIFTQIENLVKRKDEIQNEIDHINQNIEKINSKKDNFGTFFGTTGYIIIWILLMISGGATFYFLNNIAGISISIFSFFMIIIGKMKYNNENFKLNDLKNEIEENNALIDEKYSQIKNINNQIENFAQKKVQISEEIEINPNILEKEMELELIKNEKAHENYQKYMNYSNSIENTNERINNSNNLVEKYNDEIQKLKNEQMEIENKWKEWLKEKKYDESYTPFNFEGFINSINHSKNILREFRNAENIIKKLKTFIDEYENKLNLLKSKFEEKYELNSIQNIHEELLENIKNNTIKDSLDKTIKEKEAIYKNKLEFLSNLDNNILNLFKKANTTNEDEYFKVSEDFKKLTILKENINDLDKQMDNYLKNNKYFSEIIDILKNIDKTTIEKTIEDCDEYISKLKNKKISLKEENINFEKEKIALENLEEYIELIQKRENIKNTIIKNIKKLLELNTSKNIINDTVTFFKNNRIAVFNTASKNIQLMTDYKYKLIYNDEKLFLKDKKNIEKNKNKWSDGTLDQVYLSSRLAFIEEYNKKSSSLPVVLDDILIKFDLYRKRKALELLIEFSKNNQIFVFTCNKKTKEIFESLNNNSKIYTLKNGILEK from the coding sequence TTGAAAGTAAAATCTTTATTTATAGAAAATTTTGGAATATTCAACAATTTTCATATTGAAAATTTTGATAAAAATATAAATTTAATATATGGTGAAAATGAATCTGGAAAAACAACCTTAAAAAACTTTATAAATTATATCTTTTTTGGAGAAAATTTAAATTATAGATCCAATGAAGATATAAATTTTGGTGGATATTTAGAAATAACTTCAAAAGAAAAATATTATAAAATAATAAGATATGAAAACAGCCTTTCCATAATAGATGAGAATGGAAAGATTGTTAATAAAAATCCCCAAGAACTCTTTTTAAACTCAATAGATTACAACACATATAATAAAATATTTTCCTTAAATATAAACGATCTTGAAAGACTGGATATATCAGATAAAAATATAAATAATGTTATATTTTCTGCTGGAACTGGTCTTGGAAATAAATCAATTACTGAAATAATAAAAAATATAGAATTAAAAGAAGAAGAATTGATTTCTTTAAGAAATCAAGAAAAATTGATAAACAGAAAGATTGATAAAATAGATGAATTAGATGAAAATATAAAAAAATTAAATATAAAACTTCAAAAATATGATGATTATAATAATAAAATAAATAAAAACATTCAAAAGATAAATTCTATAGATTTAAATATAAAAGATTTTTTTAATAAAAAAGAAATTTATTCTATATCAAACAAAATTTTCCCTATGTTTCATGAAAAAAACAAATTAATAAATGAAATAAGTTCATTAGAATACTCTTCTTGTTTCCCAACTCGTGGAGATGAAAGATATTTAAACATTAAAAATCAAAAATATGAAACTGAAAAAACTATTAAAGAATTATCTTTGGAAATTAAAAACCTAAAAACAGAAAAAGAAACCATAAAAATAAATGAAGATATATTATTAAATTCTGAATTGATAAAATATCTTTTTGAAAATAATTATGATTATAAAAAGAAAAAAATTGATTATGAAACTGCCAAAGATAAATATAACAACTTATCTTTAGAGTTAGAAGAACAATTAAAAATAATCGGTAAAGACTGGAATATAAACCGTCTTGAAGATACTCAAATAACATCTGATTCAAGAAATGTAGCATTTAAAATTTCGAAAAAACATCAAGATATTACCCAAGAAATAAAAACTCTTGAAAAACAATTAGAAATCGAAAAAATTAATATAAATAATTTAAACTTGGATAAAAATAAATTAATTGAAGAAAGAAGTAACATAAAAATAGATGATTTAAATGTTGAAAACATAAAAAATAAAAAAATAAAACTTTTTGAAATGCAAAAAATATTTACTCAAATAGAAAATTTAGTAAAAAGAAAAGATGAAATACAAAACGAAATTGATCATATAAATCAAAATATTGAGAAAATAAATTCAAAAAAAGATAATTTTGGAACATTTTTTGGAACTACTGGTTATATAATAATTTGGATATTATTAATGATTTCTGGTGGAGCAACTTTTTATTTTTTAAATAATATTGCTGGAATATCTATATCAATATTTTCATTTTTTATGATAATAATAGGGAAAATGAAATACAATAATGAAAATTTTAAATTAAATGATTTGAAAAATGAAATAGAAGAAAATAATGCTCTGATAGATGAAAAATATTCTCAAATAAAAAATATAAATAATCAAATAGAAAATTTTGCCCAAAAAAAAGTTCAAATATCAGAAGAAATCGAAATAAATCCAAATATATTAGAAAAAGAAATGGAATTAGAATTAATAAAAAATGAAAAAGCCCATGAAAATTATCAAAAATATATGAACTATTCAAATTCTATTGAAAATACCAATGAAAGAATAAATAATTCGAATAATTTGGTAGAAAAATACAATGATGAAATACAAAAATTAAAAAATGAACAAATGGAAATAGAAAATAAATGGAAAGAATGGTTAAAAGAAAAAAAATACGATGAATCATATACTCCATTCAACTTTGAAGGGTTTATAAACTCCATAAATCATTCAAAAAATATCTTAAGGGAATTCAGAAATGCTGAAAATATAATAAAAAAATTAAAAACTTTTATAGATGAATATGAAAATAAATTAAATCTTTTAAAATCAAAATTTGAAGAAAAATATGAATTAAATTCAATTCAAAATATCCATGAAGAATTATTAGAAAATATAAAAAATAATACTATAAAAGATTCATTAGATAAAACAATAAAAGAAAAAGAAGCTATTTATAAAAATAAATTAGAATTTTTATCAAATCTTGATAATAATATATTAAATTTATTTAAAAAAGCTAATACAACAAATGAAGATGAATATTTTAAAGTCTCAGAAGATTTTAAAAAATTAACAATTCTAAAAGAAAATATAAATGATTTAGATAAACAAATGGATAACTATTTAAAAAACAATAAATATTTTTCTGAAATAATAGATATATTAAAAAATATAGATAAAACAACTATAGAAAAAACAATTGAAGATTGTGATGAATATATATCAAAATTAAAAAATAAAAAAATCTCTCTAAAAGAAGAAAATATAAACTTTGAAAAAGAAAAGATAGCACTTGAAAATCTTGAAGAATATATAGAATTAATTCAAAAAAGAGAAAATATAAAAAATACTATAATAAAAAATATAAAAAAATTATTAGAATTAAATACAAGTAAAAATATAATAAATGATACAGTAACTTTCTTTAAAAATAACAGAATTGCTGTTTTCAATACAGCCAGTAAAAATATTCAATTAATGACCGATTATAAATATAAACTAATATATAATGATGAAAAATTATTCTTAAAAGATAAAAAAAATATTGAAAAAAACAAAAATAAATGGAGCGATGGAACATTAGATCAAGTATATTTATCTTCAAGACTTGCTTTCATAGAAGAATATAATAAAAAATCATCATCTCTTCCTGTTGTATTAGATGATATACTAATAAAATTTGATTTATATAGAAAAAGAAAAGCACTCGAATTATTAATAGAATTCTCAAAAAATAATCAAATATTTGTATTTACTTGTAATAAAAAAACAAAAGAAATCTTCGAAAGTTTAAATAACAATTCTAAAATTTATACTTTAAAAAATGGAATATTAGAAAAATAA
- a CDS encoding MATE family efflux transporter gives MKNRFNILVDIFLISFPLIVQNTLRILLGTIDKIFVGQLGEDTIAGVGGANQLISLFLVIVFSFSSGFTILVSQSEGKNDKEYTNKLINNTISFSIFLSLLLMSIFYMWSDTFLSWMKIDGIAFDKAYEYFFINIPSIIFIILSSVFSGFFVANKKNFFPMLATLFSMIFNVCFDYFFIIILDFGVLGAAWATFLARILEFIILIFFVYKRFKFENIIFKFNFNKDILKRLLYISLPMTIDGAVWQFAATVNTSLIFRLGTDQMAIFEVLKIFQSIVLTPISALASASVGIIAGYLGKKDYEKSNIYSKQSIFLSFLITSILSFIIILFYDNIFDWFKLSQNSVFIGKSLMIYLIFLIFCQTSNIIFPYILRSGGDTWSILFITLFGFWIIQIPLSYILGFVFDFKLNGIFFAMIIGEFFKGTLFFIRYIRKKWIKNLN, from the coding sequence ATGAAAAATAGATTTAATATTTTAGTTGATATTTTTTTAATTTCTTTTCCATTAATAGTACAAAATACTTTGCGTATACTTTTGGGAACTATTGACAAGATTTTTGTTGGTCAACTTGGAGAAGATACAATAGCTGGTGTTGGTGGGGCTAATCAATTGATATCACTTTTTTTGGTTATTGTTTTTTCTTTTTCTTCAGGTTTTACAATTTTAGTATCACAAAGCGAAGGTAAAAATGATAAAGAATATACTAATAAGTTAATTAATAATACTATTAGTTTTTCAATTTTCTTATCTTTATTATTGATGAGCATTTTTTATATGTGGTCTGATACATTTTTAAGTTGGATGAAAATTGATGGAATAGCTTTTGATAAGGCTTATGAATATTTTTTTATAAATATCCCATCGATTATTTTTATAATATTATCTTCCGTTTTTTCGGGTTTTTTTGTTGCTAATAAAAAGAATTTTTTTCCGATGTTAGCAACTCTATTTTCTATGATATTTAATGTTTGCTTTGATTATTTTTTTATAATAATTTTAGATTTTGGAGTTTTAGGGGCAGCTTGGGCTACTTTTTTAGCAAGAATATTAGAATTTATTATTTTGATTTTTTTTGTTTATAAAAGATTTAAATTTGAGAATATAATTTTCAAATTTAATTTTAATAAAGATATTTTAAAAAGATTATTATATATTTCTTTACCAATGACTATTGATGGCGCTGTTTGGCAATTTGCTGCTACTGTAAACACTTCATTAATTTTTAGATTAGGAACAGATCAAATGGCAATTTTTGAAGTTTTAAAAATATTTCAAAGTATTGTTCTTACTCCAATTTCAGCGTTAGCTTCTGCAAGTGTTGGTATTATAGCTGGATATTTAGGAAAAAAAGATTATGAAAAATCTAATATTTATTCTAAACAAAGTATTTTTTTAAGTTTTTTAATTACTTCTATTTTGAGTTTTATAATAATTTTATTTTATGACAATATTTTTGATTGGTTTAAATTAAGTCAAAATTCTGTATTTATTGGAAAAAGTTTGATGATTTATTTGATATTTTTGATTTTTTGTCAAACTTCTAATATAATTTTTCCTTATATTTTGAGAAGTGGAGGAGATACTTGGAGCATATTATTTATAACTTTATTTGGTTTTTGGATTATTCAAATCCCTCTTTCATATATTTTAGGATTTGTTTTTGATTTTAAATTGAATGGTATATTTTTTGCTATGATAATAGGTGAATTTTTTAAAGGAACTTTATTTTTTATTAGATATATCAGAAAAAAATGGATAAAAAATTTGAATTAA
- a CDS encoding MBL fold metallo-hydrolase: MSKISINKKVGFFTGDTNLGYVKNNNEIILIDTGCNRKTTNFVCNFIKENNLNLIAIINTHSHADHCGENYYYREIFNPIIYADEKESIFIENPQLKVNSQFLGANAPNRIKNKFVFSNPCTVDIKLSSDIKKIKVKDFEFELIRNEGHSYGHLSILYDNVIFGGDLVISEEILNKHKLSFYINIDSLIEGLNLIKNYSNYLYVPSHGNIIKDLHKTVDLNINRIKDINDIIINIFINNKNKLSFEELYKKIFEKLNLKNSTPTEYYFNITTINAHISSLINNKKIKIIMDNLIKLKAGDNLC; encoded by the coding sequence ATGAGTAAAATATCAATAAATAAAAAAGTAGGCTTTTTTACTGGTGATACTAACTTAGGTTATGTAAAAAATAATAATGAAATAATTTTGATTGATACAGGATGTAATAGAAAAACTACAAATTTTGTATGTAATTTTATAAAAGAAAATAATTTAAATCTTATAGCAATAATTAATACACATTCACATGCAGACCATTGTGGTGAAAATTATTATTATAGAGAAATATTTAATCCGATTATATATGCAGATGAAAAAGAATCTATTTTTATAGAAAATCCTCAATTAAAAGTCAATTCACAATTTTTAGGTGCAAATGCTCCAAACAGAATCAAAAATAAATTTGTTTTTTCAAATCCTTGTACTGTAGACATTAAATTATCGTCCGATATTAAAAAAATTAAAGTTAAAGATTTTGAATTTGAATTAATAAGAAATGAAGGACATTCTTATGGCCATCTAAGTATTTTATATGATAATGTTATTTTTGGTGGCGATCTTGTGATCTCTGAGGAAATTTTAAATAAACATAAATTATCTTTTTATATAAATATTGATTCATTGATTGAAGGTTTAAATTTGATAAAGAACTATTCAAATTACTTATATGTTCCTTCACATGGAAATATCATAAAAGATTTACATAAAACAGTTGATTTAAATATAAATAGAATAAAAGATATAAATGATATCATTATAAATATTTTTATTAATAATAAAAATAAACTTTCTTTTGAAGAACTGTATAAAAAAATTTTTGAAAAACTAAACTTAAAAAATTCAACTCCAACAGAATACTACTTTAATATTACAACTATAAATGCTCATATATCTTCATTGATAAATAATAAAAAAATTAAAATTATTATGGATAATCTAATAAAATTGAAGGCAGGGGATAATTTGTGTTAA